From a region of the Janthinobacterium sp. 61 genome:
- a CDS encoding VOC family protein: MRIEPYLQFNGNCAQALEYYRQHLHGDRLYLMPYRGSPAQDQVKEDWYDKIMHGSVQLGPTMLMGSDGGCTEDGAKGMSGSAVCLTLDTPEEAEQAFNALARDGNIQMPLEETFWAKRFGMLKDQFGVAWMVNCLKDPA, translated from the coding sequence ATGCGTATCGAACCGTATTTGCAATTCAATGGAAATTGCGCGCAAGCGCTGGAATACTACCGCCAGCACCTGCATGGCGACAGGCTGTACCTGATGCCGTATCGGGGCTCGCCAGCCCAGGACCAAGTCAAGGAAGACTGGTACGACAAGATCATGCACGGCTCCGTGCAGTTGGGTCCCACCATGCTGATGGGCTCGGACGGTGGATGTACCGAAGATGGCGCCAAGGGCATGAGCGGCAGCGCCGTCTGCCTGACCCTCGACACGCCCGAGGAAGCGGAACAGGCCTTCAACGCGCTAGCGCGGGACGGCAATATCCAGATGCCGCTGGAGGAAACATTCTGGGCCAAGCGCTTCGGCATGCTGAAAGACCAGTTCGGCGTCGCCTGGATGGTCAACTGCCTGAAGGACCCAGCTTAG
- a CDS encoding amino acid ABC transporter permease codes for MLELLQDYWLYFLVGRYPEGPLGGLALTVLLASLALVLSLPFGLLLGLARLSPWRLLRWPVAALIHVVRGIPLLLVIFWAYFFLPSITGHESGQFGTMLAALVIFDGIYLAEIVRAGVQAVPKGQVEAARSLGLNYRDSMRSVVLPQALRHMLPSLVNQFVSTIKETSLGTIIGLAEVSFIASQVNGLVLTKPVQVYFLLGMTYFVLCFSLSRAAFWLERRQARLLKAAA; via the coding sequence ATGCTGGAACTGTTGCAGGACTACTGGCTGTATTTTCTCGTGGGACGCTATCCCGAGGGGCCGCTGGGCGGTTTGGCGCTGACGGTGCTGCTGGCCAGCCTGGCGCTGGTGCTCAGCTTGCCCTTCGGCCTGCTGCTGGGGCTGGCGCGCCTGAGTCCCTGGCGATTGTTGCGCTGGCCTGTCGCCGCGCTGATCCACGTGGTGCGGGGCATCCCCTTGCTGCTGGTGATCTTCTGGGCATATTTCTTCCTGCCCAGCATCACCGGCCACGAAAGCGGGCAGTTCGGCACCATGCTGGCGGCCCTCGTCATCTTCGACGGTATTTACTTGGCCGAGATCGTGCGCGCTGGCGTACAAGCCGTGCCCAAGGGGCAGGTGGAGGCGGCCCGTTCGCTGGGCTTGAACTACCGGGACAGCATGCGCTCGGTGGTGTTGCCGCAGGCGCTGCGCCACATGCTGCCCTCGCTGGTCAATCAGTTCGTCTCGACGATCAAGGAAACGTCGCTCGGTACCATCATCGGCCTGGCCGAAGTGTCGTTCATCGCCTCGCAAGTCAATGGCCTGGTGCTGACGAAACCCGTGCAAGTGTATTTCCTGCTGGGCATGACGTATTTCGTCTTGTGTTTCAGCCTGTCGCGCGCCGCCTTCTGGCTCGAGCGGCGCCAGGCGCGTCTCTTGAAAGCGGCAGCATGA
- a CDS encoding amino acid ABC transporter ATP-binding protein yields MISFDNVNKYYGDYHALSGINEHVAKGEVLVVCGPSGSGKSTLIRTINRLEAIASGRITVAGQDIYAPGLDVNALRSHIGFVFQQFNLFPHLSVLDNCALAPQRLRGLSRREAQERALALLERVGLAHKAHAMPAALSGGQQQRVAIARALAMQPPLMLFDEPTSALDPEMVGEVLQVMRDLAQGGMTMVCVTHEMGFAREVADRVWFMDHGQVLERATPEEFFARPQHARAQQFLSDIRSPFSVSA; encoded by the coding sequence ATGATTAGCTTTGACAACGTCAATAAATACTATGGCGACTATCACGCCTTGAGCGGCATCAATGAACACGTCGCCAAGGGCGAAGTACTGGTCGTGTGCGGCCCGTCCGGTTCCGGCAAGTCGACCCTGATCCGCACCATCAACCGCCTGGAGGCGATCGCCTCGGGCCGCATCACGGTGGCGGGCCAGGACATTTACGCTCCGGGGCTGGACGTGAATGCCCTGCGTTCGCACATCGGTTTTGTGTTTCAGCAATTCAACCTGTTTCCCCATTTATCGGTGCTGGACAATTGCGCGCTGGCGCCGCAGCGCTTGCGCGGCCTCAGCCGGCGCGAAGCGCAAGAGCGGGCGCTGGCCCTGCTGGAACGGGTGGGGCTGGCGCACAAGGCGCACGCCATGCCGGCTGCCCTGTCGGGCGGGCAGCAGCAGCGGGTGGCCATCGCCCGCGCGCTGGCCATGCAGCCGCCGCTGATGCTGTTCGACGAACCGACCAGCGCGCTGGACCCGGAAATGGTGGGCGAGGTGCTGCAAGTGATGCGCGACCTGGCGCAGGGCGGCATGACGATGGTATGCGTCACGCACGAGATGGGTTTCGCGCGCGAGGTGGCGGACCGCGTCTGGTTCATGGATCACGGGCAAGTGCTGGAGCGGGCCACGCCCGAAGAGTTCTTTGCGCGGCCGCAACATGCGCGCGCCCAACAGTTCCTGTCCGATATCCGCAGCCCGTTCAGCGTGTCCGCATGA
- a CDS encoding transporter substrate-binding domain-containing protein, protein MQTRLHFAALLFTSIAFTQVAQADQLAAIKAKGELVCGTLGTDEPNSFIDAKSRQLVGYEVDLCRAIAQGLGVKPVIKQLAVAARIPELQQGRIDILTASLTHNKEREALIDFSLSTFYTGQRVLVKKSSNITTVAGLAGKKVLTVKGGTQEPNIRKAVPGVDVVTFETAGQAYLGLQQGKGVGYVDDEVSLLNNYAKLGAAQKDYLVLPQNISQEVFAFGIRKGETGVKTAVDQVLRGLEKSGEAEKLFFKWYGPTSNVKFQKRTFKIESDKIDA, encoded by the coding sequence ATGCAGACCCGTCTTCACTTCGCCGCGCTTCTTTTCACCTCCATCGCCTTCACGCAAGTGGCGCAAGCGGACCAGCTGGCCGCCATCAAGGCGAAGGGCGAGCTGGTCTGCGGCACCCTGGGAACGGACGAGCCGAACAGTTTCATCGACGCCAAGTCGCGCCAGCTGGTCGGCTATGAAGTGGACCTGTGCCGCGCCATCGCCCAGGGCCTCGGCGTCAAACCGGTGATCAAGCAGCTGGCCGTGGCTGCCCGCATCCCCGAATTGCAGCAGGGTCGCATCGATATCCTGACAGCGTCCCTGACGCACAACAAGGAACGTGAAGCCTTGATCGACTTTTCCCTCTCCACGTTTTACACGGGCCAGCGCGTGCTGGTCAAAAAAAGCAGCAATATCACGACGGTCGCTGGCCTGGCCGGCAAGAAAGTGCTGACCGTCAAGGGCGGCACGCAGGAACCGAATATCCGCAAGGCCGTGCCCGGCGTGGACGTGGTGACGTTCGAGACGGCGGGCCAGGCCTATCTGGGCTTGCAGCAAGGCAAGGGCGTCGGCTATGTCGACGATGAAGTCTCGCTGCTGAATAATTACGCCAAGCTGGGCGCCGCGCAAAAGGATTATCTTGTGCTGCCGCAAAACATCAGCCAGGAAGTGTTTGCCTTCGGCATCCGCAAGGGCGAGACGGGCGTGAAAACAGCCGTCGACCAGGTGCTGCGCGGGCTGGAAAAATCGGGCGAGGCAGAAAAACTGTTTTTCAAATGGTATGGTCCGACCAGCAATGTGAAATTTCAAAAACGCACATTCAAGATCGAATCGGACAAGATCGACGCCTGA
- a CDS encoding TraR/DksA family transcriptional regulator: protein MMTISSYRVMTMNGLPQDQLQHLQGVLEQRKLALLEQIENEAAEADARASLLNEIEASPADNASVRTLNDLVSEAAEHNQAQLAIIKHALVKVADGSYGLCDNCGEAIGLSRLNARPEALLCIDCQTRLEKAQRSPP from the coding sequence ATGATGACAATAAGCTCTTACCGGGTGATGACCATGAATGGATTGCCGCAAGACCAGCTGCAGCACCTGCAAGGCGTGCTGGAGCAACGCAAGCTGGCGTTGCTGGAACAGATAGAGAACGAAGCGGCCGAAGCGGATGCGCGCGCCTCGCTGCTCAATGAAATCGAAGCCTCGCCGGCCGACAACGCCAGCGTGCGCACCTTGAACGACCTCGTCAGCGAAGCGGCCGAGCACAATCAGGCACAGCTGGCCATCATCAAGCACGCACTGGTCAAGGTTGCCGATGGCAGCTACGGCCTGTGCGACAACTGCGGCGAAGCCATTGGCCTGTCGCGTCTGAATGCGCGCCCCGAGGCGCTCCTGTGCATCGATTGCCAGACACGGCTGGAAAAAGCCCAGCGCTCGCCACCATGA
- the otnI gene encoding 2-oxo-tetronate isomerase: MPNFAANLSMMFTELPFLDRFAAAREAGFDAVEFLFPYAVEARQIAMRLERHHLQLAVFNFPPGDWEHGERGIACDPRRREEFHSNVQLALNYALALGAKQLHCMAGIVPPGMSQERARQCLIGNLQCAADACRPHGINVLIEPINHYDMPAYFLNHSQQAADIIADCQRSNIFLQYDIYHMQRMEGELSNTIRAMLPLIRHIQIADTPGRHEPGTGEINYRHLFKLLDQVGYAGWVGCEYRPASDTVAGLGWREQLTGTSNIARAIGN, from the coding sequence ATGCCGAACTTCGCTGCCAACCTCAGCATGATGTTTACCGAACTGCCCTTCCTGGACCGTTTTGCCGCCGCCAGGGAAGCGGGCTTCGATGCCGTCGAATTCCTGTTTCCCTATGCCGTCGAGGCGCGCCAGATCGCCATGCGGCTGGAACGCCACCACCTGCAACTGGCCGTGTTCAACTTTCCGCCCGGCGACTGGGAACATGGTGAACGGGGCATCGCCTGCGATCCTCGCCGGCGCGAGGAATTCCACAGCAACGTGCAACTGGCGCTCAACTATGCGCTAGCGCTGGGGGCGAAACAGTTGCACTGCATGGCTGGCATTGTGCCGCCCGGCATGAGCCAGGAGCGGGCGCGGCAATGCCTGATCGGCAACCTGCAATGTGCGGCCGACGCCTGCCGTCCACACGGCATCAACGTACTAATCGAGCCGATCAACCACTACGACATGCCCGCTTACTTTCTGAACCATAGCCAGCAGGCGGCCGACATCATCGCCGACTGTCAGCGCAGCAATATTTTCTTGCAATACGACATTTATCACATGCAGCGCATGGAAGGCGAACTGAGCAATACTATCCGCGCCATGCTGCCCCTGATCCGCCACATCCAGATCGCCGACACGCCGGGCCGTCACGAACCGGGCACGGGGGAGATCAACTATCGCCACTTGTTCAAGCTGCTGGACCAGGTCGGCTACGCAGGCTGGGTCGGCTGCGAATACCGTCCCGCCAGCGATACCGTGGCCGGACTGGGCTGGCGAGAGCAATTGACGGGCACATCAAACATTGCGCGCGCGATAGGCAACTGA
- a CDS encoding histidine kinase: MPAMPSYFHYLLRYCLACCLALPTFACAMQPLWLDEGWRTCGNTPSAPAASLQQLVRPGQLLCVERDVTLAATPSSTQLLVLSALASSELWLDGVLIGSNGQPARQASGERAGDIDFAIHLTPQQLTAGKHHLHLLLSTQQVQAHLASPFYALYLVDRQDYRAGLAWYRLPPLLLAGALGAVALLFLALTVLYQRQRHWSMFSALCLVAALLLVVEIWRSLTGYAYPWHLPRLYAVSALTWLFSAFLPLYFYTAWRLPRWPLAAAVLLACIALAGALPAHFDARCWLMFLTGLAASLALNLLALWRRLPGSRGGALIALASCALFLLTGSQFAEGGFALVVCFLLLPLCAQLLAQLLHERSKAARAQQLENQLLRKSMQPHFLMNSLSLISELNAQSPQAAETFIEALGAELRMLNEFAQQPSIALTQELALCENYLSIMGTRLQQPCRLQFDGEAAGITVPPAMLLTALENAFSHNRYRQGALFVLHIARLAQTQVLTLILPEGEARPHAGSGVGEQYIRASLHAVFGDAASYASEFASKQQPAGWRLTFTLPVAPCMS, from the coding sequence ATGCCCGCCATGCCCTCCTACTTCCACTACCTGCTGCGGTACTGCCTCGCTTGCTGCCTGGCCTTGCCCACCTTTGCCTGCGCCATGCAGCCGCTATGGCTGGACGAAGGCTGGCGCACCTGCGGCAACACACCATCTGCGCCAGCCGCCTCACTGCAGCAGCTGGTCCGGCCAGGCCAGCTGCTGTGCGTCGAACGCGACGTTACCCTGGCCGCCACGCCATCGTCGACGCAGCTGCTGGTACTGTCCGCGCTGGCTTCCAGCGAGCTGTGGCTGGATGGCGTATTGATCGGCAGCAATGGCCAACCGGCCCGTCAGGCCAGCGGGGAACGTGCGGGTGACATCGATTTCGCCATCCACCTGACGCCACAGCAGCTGACCGCCGGCAAGCACCACCTGCACCTGCTGTTATCGACGCAGCAGGTGCAGGCGCACCTGGCGTCGCCATTTTATGCGCTGTACCTGGTCGACCGGCAAGACTACCGCGCGGGGCTGGCCTGGTACCGGCTGCCGCCGCTGCTACTGGCCGGGGCGCTGGGCGCCGTCGCCCTGCTCTTCCTGGCCTTGACGGTGCTGTACCAGCGGCAACGGCACTGGTCCATGTTTTCCGCGCTGTGCCTGGTGGCGGCGCTGCTGCTGGTGGTGGAAATCTGGCGCAGCTTGACCGGCTATGCCTATCCCTGGCACTTGCCGCGCCTGTATGCCGTCAGCGCCCTGACCTGGCTGTTTTCCGCCTTCCTGCCCCTGTATTTTTATACGGCCTGGCGCCTGCCGCGCTGGCCCCTGGCGGCGGCAGTGCTGCTGGCATGCATCGCGCTGGCCGGCGCGCTGCCCGCGCATTTCGACGCGCGCTGCTGGCTGATGTTTCTGACGGGCCTGGCAGCGAGCCTGGCGCTCAACCTGCTTGCCCTGTGGCGCCGCCTGCCGGGTAGCCGCGGCGGCGCGCTGATCGCGCTGGCCTCGTGCGCCCTGTTCCTGTTGACGGGCAGCCAGTTTGCCGAAGGCGGCTTCGCCCTCGTCGTGTGCTTTTTACTGCTGCCCCTGTGCGCACAATTGCTGGCACAGCTATTGCACGAACGTAGCAAGGCGGCGCGCGCCCAGCAACTGGAAAACCAGCTCTTGCGCAAAAGCATGCAACCGCATTTCCTGATGAATTCCCTCAGCCTGATCAGCGAACTCAATGCGCAATCGCCGCAGGCGGCCGAAACCTTCATCGAGGCGCTGGGCGCCGAGTTGCGCATGCTCAACGAGTTTGCCCAGCAGCCCAGCATTGCCCTGACGCAGGAATTGGCCCTGTGCGAGAATTACCTGAGCATCATGGGCACGCGGCTGCAGCAGCCGTGCCGTTTGCAGTTCGATGGCGAGGCGGCGGGCATCACCGTGCCGCCCGCCATGCTGCTGACGGCGCTGGAAAATGCGTTCAGCCACAACCGCTACCGCCAGGGCGCCCTGTTTGTCCTGCACATTGCCAGGCTTGCGCAGACGCAAGTACTTACCCTGATCTTGCCCGAAGGCGAGGCGCGCCCGCATGCGGGCAGCGGCGTGGGTGAACAGTACATCCGCGCCAGCCTGCATGCCGTCTTCGGCGATGCCGCAAGCTATGCCAGCGAATTTGCCAGCAAACAACAGCCAGCAGGCTGGCGCCTCACCTTCACCTTGCCGGTGGCACCATGCATGTCTTGA
- the phbB gene encoding acetoacetyl-CoA reductase, translating into MREQKVALVTGGMGGLGTALCRRLYAAGFAVVAAHTPGNARVGSWLDEQQAQQYYFHPLPLDVSDFDACSVAVAGVLAQFGRIDVLVNNAGITRDQSMRKMELPHWAEVMRTNLDSLFNMSKQVLEPMLAKRWGRIINISSVNGQKGAFGQCNYAAAKAGVHGFSKALALEVARHGITVNTVSPGYLRTQMVTAVPADILETKILPQIPLGRLGEPDEVAALVAYLASDEAAFVTGANIAINGGQHMS; encoded by the coding sequence ATGAGGGAACAGAAGGTAGCGCTGGTCACAGGCGGCATGGGTGGGCTGGGCACGGCCTTGTGCCGCCGGCTGTATGCGGCGGGCTTTGCCGTCGTGGCGGCGCACACGCCTGGCAATGCGCGCGTCGGAAGCTGGCTCGACGAGCAACAGGCGCAGCAGTATTATTTTCATCCCTTGCCGCTCGACGTGAGCGATTTCGATGCCTGCAGCGTAGCCGTGGCAGGCGTGCTGGCGCAGTTTGGCCGCATCGACGTGCTGGTCAACAACGCCGGCATCACGCGCGACCAGAGCATGCGCAAGATGGAATTGCCGCACTGGGCCGAGGTCATGCGCACCAATCTCGACAGCCTGTTCAACATGAGCAAGCAGGTGCTCGAACCGATGCTGGCCAAGCGCTGGGGCCGCATCATCAATATCTCGTCCGTGAATGGCCAGAAGGGCGCATTTGGCCAGTGCAACTACGCGGCCGCCAAGGCGGGCGTGCATGGCTTCAGCAAGGCGCTGGCGCTGGAAGTGGCGCGCCACGGCATCACCGTCAACACGGTCTCGCCCGGCTACCTGCGCACGCAGATGGTGACGGCCGTGCCAGCCGATATCCTGGAAACGAAGATTTTGCCGCAAATTCCCCTGGGTCGCCTGGGCGAACCGGACGAGGTGGCGGCCCTGGTGGCCTACCTGGCGTCGGACGAGGCGGCGTTCGTCACGGGCGCAAACATCGCCATCAATGGCGGACAGCACATGAGTTAA
- a CDS encoding serine hydrolase domain-containing protein — protein MQSSKHYGFAGALALLCGVAQAASEPAPALAARLADFDGWAAQRMATQRLPGVTVGFSQGDVEWVKGYGYADLENRVPATARSSYRLASVTKPMTAVAILQLVEQGKVDLDAPVQTYVPYFPVKPFPVTVRQLLGHLGGIDAYRNSQVEQHFKEHKDTRQSIAVFEQFDLIAEPGTRFRYTSYGYNLLGAVIEGASGESYGGYMRRHVWGPLGMDATVLDDPDAVIAHRVRGYRLAGKELKNSEFVDISSRFSAGGTRASVPDMLAFGRGVHAGKILSAASVAAMVQPMATRAGRLTHYGMGWEIFPTGGRYAIAHSGQQPETVTYLYSFPSRKLTIAVAANLERVNPEAFVQRLFEVVTGEPWQLKTYIADAGAQRAYQVAQGLFEEGRAHAERTHESYADAAATRLAFTQINGQALAPDATVARPFIEAARHPAGGRVFLAAGASMAEALRQSGIDLDTYSRGGALAFARDYVLLSRSKAAGTLPRFDPAFEQAMVALAASWDRTAAIAWPAAPAPASASIAAIDSQLRAAFHGQRAYPDFVPELQELAQASAGRGEAESALAASRLAVELYPLSDRAHALQGLTLLGAGKREPALAALRLALARDPLGAASPAALNLEAYRLKGSGAVAQGMAVLQAAASLHPRDANLQDSLAEFYVEQGLRPQAVAAYRQALQLDPRYPGAVGARAAIIRLGGETKALAP, from the coding sequence ATGCAAAGCAGCAAACATTACGGTTTCGCCGGCGCACTGGCGCTATTGTGCGGCGTGGCGCAGGCCGCTTCCGAACCTGCTCCCGCTCTGGCCGCGCGCCTGGCGGACTTCGACGGCTGGGCGGCCCAGCGCATGGCCACGCAGCGCTTGCCGGGCGTGACCGTCGGTTTCAGCCAGGGCGACGTGGAATGGGTGAAGGGTTACGGCTATGCCGACCTGGAAAACCGCGTGCCGGCCACGGCCCGCTCCAGCTACCGGCTGGCGTCCGTCACCAAGCCCATGACGGCGGTGGCCATTTTGCAACTGGTCGAACAGGGCAAGGTCGACCTGGATGCGCCCGTGCAAACCTATGTGCCGTACTTCCCCGTCAAACCGTTCCCCGTGACGGTGCGCCAGCTGCTGGGCCACCTGGGCGGCATCGATGCCTACCGCAACAGCCAGGTGGAACAGCATTTCAAGGAGCACAAGGATACGCGCCAGTCCATCGCCGTCTTCGAGCAGTTCGACCTGATCGCCGAACCGGGCACGCGCTTCCGCTACACCAGCTATGGCTACAACTTGCTGGGCGCCGTCATCGAGGGCGCCTCGGGCGAAAGCTATGGCGGCTACATGCGGCGCCATGTGTGGGGGCCGCTGGGCATGGATGCCACCGTGCTGGATGACCCGGACGCCGTGATCGCCCATCGCGTGCGCGGCTACCGGCTGGCCGGCAAGGAGTTGAAGAATTCCGAATTCGTCGACATCAGCAGCCGCTTTTCGGCCGGCGGCACACGCGCAAGCGTGCCCGACATGCTGGCGTTCGGCAGGGGTGTCCATGCAGGCAAGATACTGTCGGCGGCCAGCGTGGCCGCCATGGTGCAGCCGATGGCCACGCGCGCGGGCCGCTTGACGCACTATGGCATGGGCTGGGAAATCTTCCCCACGGGTGGGCGCTACGCCATCGCCCATAGCGGCCAGCAGCCGGAAACCGTCACCTATCTGTACAGCTTTCCCTCGCGCAAGCTCACCATTGCCGTCGCCGCCAATCTCGAGCGCGTCAATCCGGAAGCGTTCGTGCAGCGCCTGTTCGAGGTGGTCACGGGCGAGCCGTGGCAGCTGAAAACGTATATCGCCGATGCGGGCGCGCAGCGCGCTTACCAGGTGGCGCAGGGCCTGTTCGAGGAGGGCCGGGCGCATGCCGAGCGCACGCATGAATCTTATGCCGATGCGGCCGCCACGCGCCTAGCCTTTACGCAAATCAACGGGCAAGCGCTGGCGCCGGACGCCACGGTGGCGCGCCCCTTCATCGAGGCGGCCCGCCATCCCGCCGGCGGAAGAGTCTTCCTGGCGGCCGGCGCCAGCATGGCCGAGGCGCTGCGCCAGTCGGGCATTGACCTGGACACCTACTCGCGCGGTGGCGCGCTGGCGTTTGCGCGCGACTATGTCCTGTTGTCGCGAAGCAAAGCGGCCGGCACCTTGCCCCGTTTTGACCCCGCCTTCGAGCAAGCCATGGTGGCCCTGGCCGCCAGTTGGGACCGCACGGCCGCCATCGCCTGGCCAGCCGCACCTGCACCCGCCTCCGCCTCCATCGCCGCAATCGATAGCCAGCTGCGTGCGGCCTTCCACGGCCAGCGAGCCTATCCCGATTTCGTGCCCGAGCTGCAAGAACTGGCGCAAGCGTCGGCCGGGCGCGGCGAGGCGGAATCGGCGCTGGCGGCCAGCCGCCTGGCAGTGGAGCTGTATCCGCTCAGCGACCGCGCACATGCGCTGCAGGGCTTGACCTTGCTGGGCGCCGGCAAGCGGGAACCGGCCCTTGCCGCCCTGCGCCTGGCGCTGGCCCGCGATCCGCTGGGTGCGGCCAGTCCGGCGGCGCTGAACCTGGAAGCTTACCGCTTGAAAGGCAGCGGCGCCGTGGCGCAAGGCATGGCCGTGCTGCAGGCGGCCGCCAGCCTGCATCCGCGCGATGCGAATCTGCAGGACAGCCTGGCCGAGTTTTATGTCGAGCAAGGCTTGCGCCCGCAGGCGGTAGCAGCGTATCGCCAGGCGCTGCAGCTCGATCCCCGCTATCCGGGCGCTGTGGGCGCCAGGGCGGCAATCATTCGCCTCGGTGGCGAGACGAAGGCGCTGGCGCCTTAG
- a CDS encoding universal stress protein — protein MTYKTVLLHIDDSAGRAARIETAASIAQACGGHLTGVALTGVSRLLYQNQPDLDADPNLSLHLNFLRERATRALDGFEQQVRAAGVASFEQRVLDDEAAGGISQLARYADLVVISQYNAKDKSPSVMRDFPAYVLLHSGRPVLIVPYAPPLPLLAPPAAARNVLISWNASKEASRAVSAALPLLQRAGQVHVAIFDAQVHATEHGEQPGAELTHYLARHGVEARLHLLDGGGVRRGDIGEALLSQAADLSADLLVMGAYGHSRLRETILGGVTRTILQSMTIPVLMAH, from the coding sequence ATGACGTATAAGACCGTATTGCTCCACATCGACGACAGCGCCGGGCGCGCAGCCCGCATCGAAACGGCCGCCAGCATCGCCCAAGCTTGCGGCGGCCACCTGACGGGCGTAGCGCTGACGGGCGTGTCGCGCCTGCTGTACCAGAACCAGCCCGACCTCGATGCCGACCCGAACCTGAGCTTGCACCTCAATTTCCTGCGCGAACGGGCCACGCGCGCCCTCGACGGTTTCGAACAACAGGTGCGCGCGGCCGGCGTCGCCTCGTTCGAACAGCGCGTGCTCGACGACGAGGCGGCGGGCGGCATCAGCCAGCTGGCCCGCTATGCGGACCTGGTCGTCATCAGCCAATACAATGCCAAGGATAAATCGCCGTCCGTGATGCGCGACTTTCCCGCCTATGTGCTGCTGCATTCGGGCCGCCCCGTGCTGATCGTGCCGTATGCGCCGCCGCTTCCCCTGCTGGCGCCGCCGGCGGCCGCGCGCAATGTGCTCATTTCCTGGAATGCCAGCAAGGAAGCGAGCCGCGCAGTGAGCGCCGCCCTGCCCCTGCTGCAGCGCGCGGGGCAAGTCCACGTAGCCATCTTCGATGCCCAGGTGCATGCCACCGAGCATGGCGAACAGCCGGGCGCCGAGCTGACGCACTACCTGGCGCGGCACGGCGTGGAGGCGCGCCTGCATTTGCTCGATGGCGGTGGCGTGCGGCGCGGCGATATCGGCGAAGCGCTGCTGTCGCAGGCGGCCGACCTGTCGGCCGATTTGCTGGTGATGGGAGCGTATGGCCATTCGCGCTTGCGCGAGACCATCCTGGGCGGCGTCACGCGCACGATACTGCAAAGCATGACGATCCCCGTGCTGATGGCGCACTAG
- a CDS encoding glycine zipper domain-containing protein yields MSRIIAGHFQLQEQIDAARAALNQAGFPDSRISAFFVNQPGQHDLHAFGGDRDVSPGAKETPEGVVEGVAVGAAVGAGIGAAATLATGPLGPVVGALVGAHVGSLYSFNKMKEAGESEKHGDKNGENRRQPRHPGMLIAVALGGLDERERALEVMHRLGAEHIEEAEGTIANGDWYDFDPLSIPVLVA; encoded by the coding sequence ATGTCACGCATCATTGCAGGTCATTTTCAGTTGCAGGAGCAGATAGACGCCGCGCGCGCCGCCCTGAACCAGGCGGGCTTTCCCGATAGCCGCATCAGCGCCTTCTTCGTCAACCAGCCGGGCCAGCACGACTTGCACGCGTTTGGCGGCGACCGCGACGTGTCGCCTGGGGCCAAAGAGACGCCGGAGGGCGTGGTCGAAGGCGTGGCCGTCGGGGCCGCCGTGGGCGCGGGCATCGGCGCGGCCGCCACCCTGGCGACGGGGCCGCTGGGCCCGGTGGTGGGAGCGCTGGTGGGCGCCCACGTGGGCTCGCTCTACAGTTTCAATAAAATGAAGGAGGCGGGCGAATCCGAGAAGCATGGCGACAAGAACGGCGAAAACCGCCGCCAGCCACGCCATCCGGGCATGCTGATTGCCGTGGCACTGGGCGGCCTCGACGAGCGCGAACGGGCGCTCGAGGTGATGCACCGGCTGGGCGCCGAGCATATCGAGGAAGCGGAAGGCACGATTGCCAATGGCGACTGGTACGACTTTGATCCGCTCAGCATTCCCGTGCTGGTGGCGTGA
- a CDS encoding amino acid ABC transporter permease has protein sequence MFDLNFLLSGDYRDWLVSGLLLSLHLMGITLLLALPLACGVAMLRLAPSRLLNALGAAYVELIRNVPLLAHFLFWYFGAPELLPDTWKERLYAGNIEAVSAVTALTLYTAAYMAEDIRSGIRAIPVQQFEAGRALGFSFLATMRLCIVPQALRLAAPPLLSQTLNLWQNTSIATVIGVAELMYQTQRVEAASFRSVEAFVFASVAYLLVSLVIAGLAALLQRKVS, from the coding sequence ATGTTTGATCTGAACTTTTTGCTGTCCGGCGACTACCGCGACTGGCTGGTTTCCGGCTTGCTGCTGTCATTGCACCTGATGGGCATCACCTTGCTGCTGGCCCTGCCGCTGGCGTGCGGTGTCGCCATGCTGCGCCTCGCCCCGTCGCGCCTGCTCAATGCCCTGGGCGCCGCGTATGTCGAGCTGATCCGCAACGTGCCCTTGCTGGCGCACTTCCTGTTCTGGTACTTCGGCGCACCAGAACTGCTGCCCGACACGTGGAAGGAGCGCTTGTATGCCGGCAATATCGAAGCCGTCAGCGCCGTCACTGCCCTGACTTTATACACGGCCGCCTACATGGCGGAAGACATCCGCAGCGGTATTCGCGCCATTCCTGTCCAGCAATTCGAGGCGGGCCGGGCGCTGGGTTTCAGTTTTCTCGCCACCATGCGCCTGTGCATCGTGCCGCAGGCGCTGCGCCTGGCCGCGCCACCGCTGCTGTCGCAAACCCTGAACCTGTGGCAAAACACCAGCATTGCCACCGTCATCGGCGTGGCCGAGCTGATGTACCAGACGCAGCGCGTGGAAGCGGCCTCGTTCCGCAGCGTCGAGGCGTTCGTCTTCGCCAGCGTGGCTTACCTGCTCGTCTCTCTGGTGATCGCCGGCCTGGCAGCCTTGCTGCAAAGGAAGGTGTCCTGA